From Desulfovibrio oxyclinae DSM 11498, a single genomic window includes:
- a CDS encoding ABC transporter ATP-binding protein, whose product MGLVLKDVDKYVGQEIHLKDINLELEPGKRYVLLGRTLAGKTSLLRIMAGLDRPSNGSVIMNDVDVTGMSVRKRSVAMVYQQFINYPSLSVFKNIASPLKIAGTSRAEIKRRVQEAAKMLHIEHLLDRLPSELSGGQQQRCAIARALVKRVELLLLDEPLVNLDYKLREELREELQQIFERRESIVVYTTTEPTEALMLGGETIVMHEGRVLQTGPTAEVYLNPATTKVAEVFSDPPINFVPAVIEDGNVRIGKGQVIPQQGRLADLEPGEYRFGMRSNRLFLKGQEGRTVRFDGTVGLSEINGSETFVHMTYEDVPLVAQEVGVHQYGVGDEVSVFLDPNDFYVFGESGNLLVSPVRAD is encoded by the coding sequence ATGGGGCTTGTTCTTAAGGACGTCGACAAATATGTCGGACAGGAAATTCATTTAAAAGACATCAACCTCGAACTGGAGCCCGGCAAACGTTACGTCCTGCTTGGACGGACGCTGGCCGGGAAGACCTCGCTGCTACGCATCATGGCGGGGCTGGATCGACCTTCCAACGGTTCCGTCATAATGAATGATGTGGACGTGACCGGGATGTCGGTACGCAAGCGAAGCGTGGCAATGGTCTATCAACAGTTCATCAACTATCCCTCCCTCTCTGTTTTCAAAAACATAGCGTCGCCGCTGAAAATCGCGGGAACCTCGCGGGCCGAAATCAAACGGCGCGTGCAGGAAGCCGCGAAGATGCTGCATATCGAGCACCTGCTCGACAGGCTGCCTTCGGAGCTTTCCGGCGGTCAGCAGCAGCGTTGCGCCATCGCGCGTGCGCTGGTGAAGAGGGTGGAACTGCTGCTGCTCGACGAGCCGTTGGTCAACCTGGACTACAAGCTGCGTGAAGAGCTGCGCGAGGAATTGCAGCAGATCTTCGAACGGCGCGAGTCCATTGTGGTCTATACCACGACCGAACCCACGGAAGCGCTCATGCTCGGCGGAGAAACAATCGTCATGCATGAGGGCCGCGTGCTACAGACCGGACCCACCGCTGAGGTGTATCTCAATCCGGCCACTACCAAGGTCGCCGAAGTGTTCAGCGACCCGCCGATCAACTTCGTGCCCGCCGTGATCGAGGACGGCAACGTTCGCATCGGCAAGGGGCAGGTGATTCCGCAGCAGGGACGTCTGGCCGATCTGGAGCCGGGCGAGTACCGCTTCGGGATGCGGTCCAACCGGCTGTTCCTCAAGGGGCAGGAAGGCCGGACCGTGCGCTTTGACGGCACAGTGGGGCTTTCGGAGATCAACGGATCCGAGACTTTCGTTCACATGACCTACGAGGATGTGCCGCTGGTGGCGCAGGAGGTCGGCGTGCATCAGTACGGCGTGGGCGACGAGGTTTCGGTCTTTCTTGATCCCAACGACTTTTATGTTTTCGGCGAATCGGGCAACCTGCTGGTTTCCCCGGTGCGGGCCGACTAG
- a CDS encoding heterodisulfide reductase-related iron-sulfur binding cluster → MQFAWFPGCKIAYHQPQYGRDALDVCAALGLEPASMEFNCCGWPLRQESLRTSALAAARNFALANAAGLDIVTPCKCCYGNLKVMAHKLQTLPELRTTIDAHLQSEGLSLAEIPRVLHLLTVMDQNLDKLRELAGNGLGGSPVAASYGCHALRPSEATDFDDPLAPTVFERVLKALGAEPVPWQLRVECCGHFMRDRNDAMADSIGLSKLRDAAGAGAETVATACTYCQMQFEGLTGDEELPAAETVASVALRAMRRKS, encoded by the coding sequence ATGCAATTCGCCTGGTTTCCGGGATGCAAGATAGCATATCACCAGCCACAGTACGGCAGGGACGCGCTGGATGTCTGCGCCGCGCTCGGTCTGGAACCCGCTTCAATGGAATTCAACTGTTGCGGCTGGCCGCTCAGACAGGAGAGCCTTCGCACCTCGGCGCTGGCCGCTGCGCGAAACTTCGCCCTCGCCAACGCCGCCGGGTTGGACATCGTCACCCCATGCAAATGCTGTTACGGCAACCTCAAGGTCATGGCGCACAAGCTCCAGACCCTGCCGGAACTGCGCACGACGATTGACGCGCACCTCCAGTCGGAGGGGCTTTCTCTCGCCGAGATCCCCAGAGTGCTTCACCTGCTCACCGTCATGGACCAGAACCTCGACAAGCTCAGGGAGCTTGCGGGCAACGGCCTCGGCGGCAGTCCTGTGGCGGCCAGTTATGGGTGTCATGCCCTGCGGCCGTCCGAAGCCACGGACTTTGACGATCCGCTGGCGCCAACGGTTTTCGAGCGGGTCCTCAAGGCGCTCGGGGCCGAGCCGGTCCCGTGGCAGCTGCGCGTTGAATGCTGCGGGCACTTTATGCGTGACCGCAACGACGCCATGGCCGACTCCATCGGCCTGAGCAAACTCCGGGACGCGGCGGGAGCCGGAGCCGAAACCGTCGCCACGGCATGCACCTACTGCCAGATGCAGTTCGAAGGCCTGACCGGAGACGAAGAGCTGCCTGCTGCCGAGACGGTGGCATCGGTGGCGCTCAGGGCCATGAGACGAAAGAGCTGA
- the glpK gene encoding glycerol kinase GlpK: protein MAQYVGAVDQGTTSSRFIIFDKRGRIVALDQKEHEQIFPKPGWVEHDPMEIWRNTQDVIKGALAKAGIKGTDLASIGITNQRETVVVWDANTGQPYYNAIVWQCTRTHEICKELMKDGGQDRFREKTGLPIATYFSGPKIKWIMDNVPEAKKALEAGTAMVGTMETWVIWWLTGGPKGGAHVTDVTNASRTMLMDLKTLKWDQDILDLLAIPRDSLPRIVPSSDAETWGPTMEDGPLKARVPVCGALGDQQAALVGQTCFEVGEAKNTYGTGCFLLLNTGHEPVISKNGLITTVAYQRSDRKPVYCLEGSIAIAGALVQWLRDNLGMINDAPEVEELASKVEDSGGVYIVPAFQGLFAPYWRPDARGVMVGLTRYATKHHIARAVLEANAYQTKDIVEAMNKDSGVDLRALKVDGGMVQNDLLMQFQADVLDVPVTRPKVAETTCLGAAYAAGVAVGFWDSFHELRENWAEDKTWKPNMDPEARAKGYAGWKKAVERTYGWEE, encoded by the coding sequence ATGGCACAATACGTCGGAGCCGTGGACCAGGGGACTACCAGCAGCCGATTCATCATCTTCGACAAGCGCGGCCGCATCGTCGCTCTGGACCAGAAGGAGCACGAACAGATATTTCCCAAACCGGGCTGGGTCGAGCATGATCCCATGGAGATATGGCGCAACACGCAGGACGTGATCAAAGGCGCTCTCGCCAAGGCCGGCATCAAGGGTACCGACCTCGCCTCCATCGGCATAACCAACCAGCGCGAAACCGTGGTGGTCTGGGACGCCAACACGGGACAGCCCTACTACAATGCCATCGTCTGGCAGTGCACCCGCACCCACGAGATCTGCAAGGAACTCATGAAAGACGGCGGTCAGGACCGCTTCCGCGAGAAGACCGGCCTGCCCATCGCCACCTATTTCAGCGGCCCCAAGATCAAATGGATCATGGACAACGTCCCCGAGGCAAAGAAAGCGCTCGAAGCCGGAACCGCCATGGTCGGCACCATGGAAACATGGGTCATCTGGTGGCTCACGGGCGGCCCCAAGGGCGGCGCACACGTCACCGACGTAACCAACGCCAGCCGCACCATGCTCATGGACCTCAAAACCCTGAAGTGGGATCAGGATATTCTCGACCTTCTGGCAATTCCCAGAGACAGCCTGCCCCGCATCGTGCCCTCTTCCGACGCCGAGACATGGGGCCCCACCATGGAAGACGGTCCACTCAAGGCCCGCGTCCCGGTCTGCGGCGCGCTGGGGGACCAGCAGGCCGCGCTTGTGGGGCAGACCTGCTTCGAGGTCGGCGAGGCCAAGAACACGTATGGCACCGGCTGCTTCCTGCTGCTCAACACAGGACACGAACCCGTCATTTCCAAGAACGGCCTGATCACCACCGTGGCCTATCAGCGCAGCGACCGCAAACCCGTGTACTGCCTCGAAGGCTCCATCGCCATCGCCGGCGCGCTGGTACAGTGGCTGCGCGACAACCTCGGCATGATCAACGACGCCCCCGAGGTGGAGGAGCTTGCCTCAAAGGTGGAAGACAGCGGCGGCGTGTACATTGTTCCGGCATTTCAGGGTCTGTTCGCTCCCTACTGGCGGCCCGATGCCCGCGGCGTCATGGTCGGGCTGACCCGCTACGCCACCAAGCACCACATCGCCCGCGCCGTGCTGGAAGCCAACGCCTACCAGACCAAAGACATTGTCGAAGCCATGAACAAGGACTCCGGCGTGGATCTCAGGGCCCTCAAGGTGGACGGCGGCATGGTGCAGAACGATCTGCTCATGCAGTTCCAGGCCGACGTGCTCGACGTCCCCGTGACACGCCCCAAGGTCGCGGAAACAACCTGTCTCGGCGCAGCCTACGCCGCAGGCGTGGCGGTCGGGTTCTGGGACAGCTTCCACGAGCTGCGCGAAAACTGGGCCGAGGACAAGACGTGGAAACCGAACATGGACCCCGAAGCCCGCGCCAAAGGTTACGCAGGCTGGAAAAAAGCCGTGGAACGAACTTACGGCTGGGAAGAATAA
- a CDS encoding 4Fe-4S dicluster domain-containing protein, with product MDLFYAALLPVLTLAVLGLAFRAARAMRSRLDGVTGLKDRLKALPGIAATLLSPKGWFDILTLRRSLGGGPWRWMTAALIHAGFIGLLVVHAFGPWTADLFDLYYEATLDPFYFLRDLFGFMLCLGLLMVICRRLFMPRLRRITRPMDWALLIIVAGIGLSGVFWQAAKSVSPAAFERMTEEYFYGGEEEVAALKAVWTVDYDVVFPRRPDTSPETLEFGRELNADSCSSCHAPASSAFMSSAVAKVISPAAPALERIDAATALGTLHGLFILAGILLLPIGKFAHVLTTPLNLLRRRGRSSSEAARERSSGEMEAARQEGLAACTHCGECSLRCSVAPAYDVLGIRPVLPSEKIGELGAYASGRLSGKRLDDFGSGSRICSQCGRCTDVCPSGIDLQDLWLSSLERLKEEKLAGPQYYMPGKSPSQRMTALRGLAESRAERARAEKLVARKESYLGCVQCTTCTSVCTVVNASANPARELDFTPQQVMNLLRMGLVDHALGAGMTWNCVTCYKCQEHCPQGVPVADVLFELRNIANARLREGED from the coding sequence ATGGACCTTTTCTATGCCGCCCTGCTCCCCGTCCTGACACTGGCCGTGCTCGGACTCGCCTTCCGCGCCGCCCGCGCCATGCGCTCCCGCCTCGACGGCGTGACCGGACTCAAGGACCGCCTCAAAGCCCTTCCAGGCATTGCGGCAACGCTGCTTTCTCCCAAGGGCTGGTTCGACATCCTGACCCTGCGCCGCTCCCTCGGGGGCGGTCCGTGGCGCTGGATGACGGCGGCCCTTATCCACGCAGGCTTCATCGGACTGTTGGTCGTTCATGCCTTCGGCCCCTGGACCGCCGACCTTTTCGACCTCTATTACGAAGCTACCCTTGATCCATTCTATTTCCTGAGGGATCTCTTCGGCTTCATGCTCTGCCTCGGGCTGCTGATGGTCATCTGCCGCAGGCTGTTCATGCCGCGTCTCAGGCGCATCACCCGCCCCATGGACTGGGCGTTGCTGATCATCGTGGCGGGCATCGGACTTTCGGGCGTGTTCTGGCAGGCGGCAAAGTCCGTTTCCCCCGCTGCATTCGAGCGCATGACCGAAGAATACTTCTACGGCGGCGAAGAGGAAGTCGCCGCACTCAAGGCCGTCTGGACCGTGGACTACGACGTGGTCTTCCCCCGGCGTCCGGACACATCGCCGGAGACACTGGAATTCGGCCGCGAACTCAACGCCGATTCCTGTTCCAGCTGCCACGCGCCCGCGTCCTCGGCCTTCATGTCTTCAGCGGTGGCAAAAGTCATATCACCCGCAGCTCCGGCGCTGGAGCGCATCGACGCGGCCACTGCGCTCGGCACCCTCCACGGCCTGTTCATTCTTGCGGGGATACTGTTGCTGCCCATCGGTAAATTCGCCCATGTGCTCACCACCCCGCTCAACCTGCTCAGGCGTCGCGGAAGAAGCAGTTCCGAAGCCGCACGGGAACGCAGCTCCGGCGAAATGGAAGCCGCGCGTCAGGAAGGCCTTGCCGCCTGCACCCACTGCGGGGAATGTTCCCTGCGGTGCAGCGTGGCCCCGGCCTACGACGTGCTCGGCATCAGGCCGGTGCTTCCCTCGGAGAAGATCGGCGAACTCGGCGCCTATGCCTCTGGCCGCCTTTCCGGCAAACGACTTGACGACTTCGGTTCCGGCAGCCGCATCTGTTCACAGTGCGGACGCTGCACCGACGTCTGTCCCTCCGGCATCGACTTGCAGGACCTCTGGCTTTCCTCGCTTGAGCGGCTGAAGGAAGAGAAGCTCGCCGGACCGCAGTACTACATGCCCGGCAAGTCTCCCTCGCAGCGCATGACCGCTCTGCGCGGACTGGCCGAATCAAGAGCAGAACGCGCCCGGGCCGAAAAGCTCGTGGCGCGCAAGGAATCATATCTCGGATGTGTGCAGTGCACCACGTGCACCAGCGTGTGCACCGTGGTCAACGCCAGCGCCAACCCGGCCCGAGAGCTGGACTTCACCCCCCAGCAGGTCATGAACCTGTTGCGCATGGGGCTGGTGGACCACGCTCTGGGCGCGGGCATGACGTGGAACTGCGTCACCTGCTACAAGTGTCAGGAACACTGCCCGCAGGGCGTCCCCGTTGCGGACGTACTGTTCGAGCTTCGCAACATCGCCAACGCACGGCTCCGAGAAGGAGAGGACTGA
- the glpB gene encoding glycerol-3-phosphate dehydrogenase subunit GlpB — MIDISCDVMVIGAGHAGMAAALFAAQKGLSVAQAGTTGGIDFGSGFIDVLGVHPTAKLLEHDDPWSAMDSLRREIPDHPYARLKTDEIKESLREFIAFLDAQGLPYGGDGKSNLRLPTPAGTVKRTCRAPQTMIPGADALASKAPCLAVAFDGLKGFSGHQLTETLGRHWPALKSATIRFPGLDGELFPEHMALALSDAKRREALAEAVRPHLGDAQYVAFPAMLGILDCTKVTTHLSQLLGATVFEIPTLPPPIMGTRLRAAFDRGLPVLGVRTLSQKTVRGTQKHPSGGFTFTVGGARDEYRVSARSAILATGRFFGKGLRQEMHGIRETVFDIPVAQPSGPDEWYSQEFFDPKGHPADRSGVRFDSSFRPLGPDGQVYHQNLRAAGAILCGHDWIREKCGTGLAVATAWKAVQSLTEQLEGGN, encoded by the coding sequence ATGATCGACATATCCTGCGACGTGATGGTCATCGGGGCTGGTCACGCCGGAATGGCAGCAGCCCTCTTTGCCGCGCAAAAAGGGCTGTCGGTCGCGCAGGCCGGGACCACCGGAGGCATCGACTTCGGCAGCGGCTTCATAGATGTGCTCGGGGTGCACCCGACCGCCAAGCTGCTGGAGCACGACGACCCGTGGTCCGCCATGGACTCGCTGCGCCGGGAGATTCCGGACCATCCATACGCCCGACTCAAAACCGACGAGATCAAGGAATCGCTTCGCGAATTCATCGCGTTTCTCGATGCACAGGGACTGCCCTACGGCGGGGACGGCAAAAGCAACCTGCGCCTGCCCACCCCGGCAGGGACGGTCAAACGCACCTGTCGCGCCCCGCAAACCATGATCCCCGGCGCGGATGCGCTTGCCAGCAAAGCGCCGTGCCTTGCAGTGGCATTTGACGGACTCAAGGGGTTCAGCGGGCATCAGCTCACCGAGACCCTCGGCAGACACTGGCCTGCCCTCAAGTCCGCGACCATCCGCTTTCCGGGGCTGGACGGCGAGCTGTTCCCCGAACACATGGCACTGGCGCTTTCGGACGCCAAGCGGCGCGAAGCGCTGGCCGAAGCCGTGCGCCCGCATCTCGGCGACGCCCAATACGTGGCCTTCCCCGCCATGCTGGGCATCCTCGACTGCACGAAGGTTACAACGCACCTTTCACAGCTGCTTGGCGCGACCGTGTTCGAGATACCCACGCTTCCGCCCCCCATCATGGGCACCCGGCTCAGGGCCGCCTTCGACCGGGGACTCCCGGTGCTTGGCGTGCGGACCCTCAGCCAGAAAACGGTCCGGGGCACGCAGAAGCACCCTTCGGGCGGATTCACCTTCACCGTCGGCGGTGCGCGGGACGAATACCGGGTATCCGCCCGCTCCGCCATCCTCGCCACCGGCCGATTCTTCGGCAAGGGGCTTCGGCAGGAGATGCACGGCATCCGTGAGACCGTCTTCGATATCCCCGTGGCACAGCCGTCGGGCCCCGACGAATGGTATTCGCAAGAATTCTTCGACCCGAAAGGACACCCGGCCGACCGCTCGGGCGTTCGCTTCGACTCCAGCTTCCGCCCCCTCGGCCCGGACGGGCAGGTCTATCACCAGAACCTGCGCGCGGCCGGAGCCATCCTGTGCGGGCACGACTGGATACGCGAGAAGTGCGGCACCGGACTTGCGGTGGCCACGGCGTGGAAAGCCGTACAGTCCCTGACCGAGCAACTGGAGGGAGGCAACTGA
- the acs gene encoding acetate--CoA ligase, which produces MDRFETLDSLLQEERVFRPLPQLVIEANVNPQELGAARRQSEYDPLGYWEEAADELDWFKRWDRVLDDSRKPFYRWFPGARCNIVYNCLDRHIETANKNKLALIWEGEPGDSRKYTYFELYREVNRFANALRTLGVQKGDRVVVYMPPLPETVVAMLAAAKIGAVHSVVFAGFSAKALRQRINDAQAKAVITADGFYRNGQVLRLKDTVDEALVGACADCVESMVVVRRTKVGVDMVDGRDFWYEDLVRQERNTAPTEVMEAHEPLFLMYTSGTTGKPKGIVHCHGGYMVGVHRTLTTVFDVKPTDIFWCTADPGWVTGHSAVVYGPLLAGTTTVIYEGHPNYPQADRLWNIVAKYGISIFYTVPTVIRMLMRFGVQHTKRHDLSSLRLLGSVGEPISPEAWTWLYKNIGRSECPVIDTWWQTETGMFMISPLPISLLKPGSVTKPLPGVKADVVDREGNSVEPGKGGLLVIREPWPAMMTGLWNDEDRYREYFEKVPGCYFAGDVARRDEDGYIWIQGRADDVINIAGHRVGSAELEAAFGAHRNVTEAAVIGVPDTIKGEAAKAFVVVRSGAEEDDELIKDLKRHIRNELGPVAVLKSIEFRRKLPKTRSGKIMRRVLKAEETGTEIGDLTGMEDDS; this is translated from the coding sequence ATGGATCGTTTCGAAACCCTCGACAGCTTGTTGCAGGAAGAGCGCGTCTTCCGCCCCCTGCCGCAGCTCGTGATCGAGGCCAACGTCAATCCGCAGGAGCTGGGGGCCGCGCGCCGCCAGTCCGAGTACGATCCGTTGGGGTACTGGGAAGAAGCGGCGGACGAGCTCGACTGGTTCAAACGCTGGGATCGCGTGCTGGACGACTCCCGAAAGCCTTTCTATCGCTGGTTTCCGGGAGCGCGTTGCAACATCGTCTACAACTGCCTTGACCGCCACATCGAGACCGCCAACAAGAACAAGCTGGCGCTCATCTGGGAAGGTGAACCCGGCGATTCGAGGAAGTATACCTATTTTGAACTCTACCGCGAGGTAAACCGTTTCGCCAACGCCCTGCGCACCCTCGGCGTGCAGAAGGGCGACCGTGTGGTGGTCTACATGCCGCCGCTGCCGGAAACCGTAGTGGCCATGCTCGCGGCCGCCAAAATCGGCGCCGTGCATTCCGTGGTCTTCGCCGGGTTCTCGGCCAAGGCCCTGCGCCAGCGCATCAACGACGCGCAGGCCAAGGCGGTCATCACCGCCGACGGCTTCTATCGCAACGGGCAGGTGCTGCGACTCAAGGATACCGTGGACGAGGCGCTCGTGGGCGCCTGCGCCGACTGCGTGGAATCCATGGTGGTCGTGCGACGCACCAAAGTGGGCGTGGACATGGTGGACGGTCGCGACTTCTGGTACGAGGACCTCGTCCGTCAGGAGCGCAACACCGCGCCCACCGAGGTCATGGAGGCGCACGAGCCACTCTTTCTCATGTACACCTCAGGCACCACTGGCAAGCCCAAGGGCATCGTGCACTGCCACGGCGGCTACATGGTGGGCGTACACCGCACCCTGACCACCGTCTTCGATGTAAAACCCACGGATATCTTCTGGTGCACCGCCGACCCCGGCTGGGTCACCGGCCACAGCGCCGTGGTCTACGGACCGCTGCTGGCGGGGACCACCACGGTCATCTATGAAGGACACCCGAATTATCCGCAGGCCGACCGTCTCTGGAACATCGTGGCCAAATACGGCATCAGCATTTTCTACACCGTGCCCACGGTCATCAGGATGCTCATGCGCTTCGGCGTGCAGCACACCAAACGGCACGACCTGTCCAGTCTGCGTCTGCTGGGATCGGTGGGCGAGCCCATCAGCCCCGAGGCGTGGACGTGGCTCTACAAGAACATCGGTCGAAGCGAGTGTCCCGTCATCGACACCTGGTGGCAGACCGAAACCGGCATGTTCATGATCAGCCCGTTGCCCATCTCGCTGCTCAAGCCCGGCTCGGTGACCAAGCCGCTGCCGGGCGTGAAGGCGGACGTCGTGGACCGCGAAGGCAACTCCGTGGAGCCGGGCAAAGGCGGCCTGCTGGTGATTCGCGAGCCGTGGCCCGCCATGATGACTGGACTCTGGAACGATGAGGACCGGTACCGCGAGTATTTCGAGAAGGTTCCGGGATGCTACTTCGCAGGCGACGTGGCTCGGCGCGACGAAGATGGCTACATCTGGATTCAGGGCCGTGCAGATGATGTGATCAACATCGCGGGCCACCGTGTCGGTTCTGCCGAGCTGGAGGCAGCTTTCGGCGCGCACCGGAATGTGACCGAGGCCGCCGTCATCGGTGTGCCGGACACCATCAAGGGCGAGGCCGCCAAGGCTTTCGTCGTGGTGCGCTCCGGTGCCGAGGAAGACGACGAGCTTATCAAGGACCTCAAGCGACACATCCGCAACGAACTTGGGCCGGTGGCCGTGCTCAAGTCCATCGAGTTCCGCAGGAAACTGCCCAAGACCCGCTCCGGAAAGATCATGCGTCGGGTGCTCAAGGCGGAAGAGACCGGCACAGAGATCGGCGACCTCACCGGAATGGAAGACGACTCCTGA
- the glpA gene encoding anaerobic glycerol-3-phosphate dehydrogenase subunit GlpA: METQVLIIGGGATGTGLLRDLALRGVPCLLIEKRDLNAGASGGNHGLLHSGGRYVSGDAEAAIECREEGEILKKLAPQCIEETNGLFVAVEGDDETFASEFPSHCSRCGIPCEELDPDEARRLEPYLSEKTVAAYEVEDGAIDPFMLALDNVAHAAAHGAKIMRNTRVTGFDSEGGSIKRVHVFDETEQCERTIEAEIVVNASGAWAGEIAAMAGAQVGVICSKGTLLVTQDRLSTRVINRLRKPSDADILVPGGTVSILGTTSVRVDSPDDAVPTREECVRQVEDAMRMMPVLETTRYIRAYAGIRPLISLGGGDDRNVSRGFSLVDHSDENINNFITISGGKLTTYRLMAEKTADMVCAKIGVSKPCLTRTEPLPSSVSGRWTEPGRAPREFATGDARAEVMLCECELIPRSVIGEVVRGLGDMRGRSALNAINLRSRMGKGPCQGAFCGPRVTSFLYDEGVVGGMRGLAELKSFTQRRWKGQRPVMWGRTAEQTELQEALHCALLELELTGDQE, translated from the coding sequence ATGGAAACACAAGTGCTGATCATCGGCGGCGGAGCCACCGGCACCGGGCTGCTCAGAGACCTTGCCCTGCGCGGCGTCCCCTGCCTGCTGATTGAGAAACGCGATCTTAACGCCGGTGCGTCCGGCGGTAATCACGGCCTGCTGCACAGCGGCGGCCGATATGTCTCCGGCGACGCCGAAGCGGCCATCGAATGTCGGGAAGAAGGCGAGATTCTCAAAAAACTCGCCCCGCAATGCATTGAGGAGACCAACGGCCTGTTCGTGGCCGTGGAAGGCGACGACGAAACATTCGCTTCGGAATTCCCTTCGCACTGCTCGCGTTGCGGCATCCCCTGCGAAGAACTTGACCCGGACGAGGCCAGACGGCTTGAGCCGTATCTTTCCGAAAAGACCGTTGCGGCCTACGAAGTGGAAGACGGCGCCATAGACCCCTTCATGCTCGCGCTGGACAACGTGGCTCACGCCGCGGCCCACGGAGCCAAGATCATGCGCAACACGCGCGTCACCGGCTTCGACTCCGAAGGCGGCAGCATCAAGCGGGTGCACGTCTTTGACGAAACCGAGCAGTGCGAACGCACCATCGAGGCCGAAATAGTCGTCAACGCATCCGGCGCATGGGCCGGGGAAATCGCGGCCATGGCCGGCGCACAGGTCGGGGTGATCTGTTCCAAGGGCACCCTGCTCGTGACGCAGGACAGGCTCTCGACCCGCGTCATCAACCGCCTCCGCAAGCCCTCGGACGCAGACATCCTCGTCCCGGGCGGCACGGTCTCCATCCTCGGCACCACCAGCGTCCGGGTCGATTCGCCGGACGACGCCGTGCCCACTCGCGAAGAGTGCGTGCGGCAGGTGGAAGACGCCATGCGCATGATGCCCGTGCTGGAAACCACGCGCTACATCCGGGCCTATGCGGGCATACGTCCCCTCATCAGCCTCGGCGGCGGCGATGACCGCAACGTGAGCCGCGGGTTCTCACTGGTGGACCACTCAGACGAAAACATAAACAATTTCATCACCATATCCGGCGGAAAGCTGACTACCTACCGGCTCATGGCCGAAAAAACAGCGGACATGGTCTGCGCCAAGATCGGCGTATCCAAGCCGTGCCTGACCCGCACCGAGCCGCTGCCTTCATCCGTTTCCGGACGATGGACCGAACCGGGCCGCGCCCCTCGCGAATTCGCCACGGGAGACGCCCGCGCCGAGGTCATGCTTTGCGAATGCGAACTCATTCCGCGCTCGGTCATCGGCGAAGTGGTCCGCGGACTCGGCGACATGCGCGGCCGGTCGGCACTCAACGCCATCAACCTGCGCAGCCGCATGGGCAAAGGTCCGTGTCAGGGCGCGTTCTGCGGCCCGCGGGTCACCTCATTCCTTTATGATGAGGGCGTGGTCGGCGGCATGAGAGGCCTCGCCGAGCTGAAGTCCTTTACCCAGCGCCGCTGGAAGGGACAGCGTCCCGTCATGTGGGGCCGCACCGCCGAGCAGACCGAACTTCAGGAAGCGCTGCACTGCGCTCTGCTGGAACTGGAACTTACCGGAGATCAAGAATGA
- a CDS encoding LytR/AlgR family response regulator transcription factor — protein MPKLKTLLIHPDAQVRAELRSQLAEVPFLQVVGEAVEAFEALELLDAIPYGAFFLGTDLPGRADGIELAQMLAGRKNRPALIFISESEQQAYAAFELGATDYLLWPPASGRLARTIDRLSDFKTKYREVPEPEHWEDSPDASNATDEATVQLPLGEDEQDHFLAALRQAWDESQNRGPELEKLAVNQDGRVILIPYSQIIFIEAYEDYSYVHTANQKFLTNYRLKHLEDRLKAFGFFRVHRKYLVNLDTVTEIASMPGSNFMLRTTGRTRIELPISRRRIAELKQILGL, from the coding sequence ATGCCAAAGCTGAAGACTCTGCTGATTCATCCAGATGCGCAGGTGCGTGCCGAACTACGGTCGCAGCTGGCCGAGGTGCCTTTCCTGCAGGTTGTGGGGGAGGCCGTTGAGGCGTTCGAGGCGCTTGAACTGTTGGATGCCATTCCATACGGTGCGTTTTTCCTCGGTACCGATCTGCCCGGCAGGGCCGACGGAATCGAGCTGGCGCAGATGCTGGCCGGACGCAAGAACCGGCCCGCGCTTATTTTCATTTCCGAATCCGAGCAGCAGGCCTACGCCGCCTTCGAGCTCGGAGCCACGGATTATCTGCTCTGGCCGCCGGCCAGCGGACGCCTTGCGCGGACCATAGACCGACTGTCCGATTTCAAGACCAAATACCGAGAAGTGCCCGAACCCGAGCACTGGGAGGACTCCCCCGACGCCAGCAACGCCACGGACGAGGCCACGGTGCAGCTCCCTCTCGGCGAGGATGAGCAGGACCATTTCCTCGCGGCGCTCAGGCAGGCGTGGGACGAATCGCAGAATCGCGGGCCGGAGCTGGAAAAACTGGCGGTCAATCAGGACGGCCGGGTCATCCTCATTCCCTATTCGCAGATAATCTTCATCGAGGCGTACGAGGACTATTCCTACGTACACACCGCCAATCAGAAATTTCTCACGAACTACCGGCTCAAACATCTTGAAGACCGGTTGAAAGCGTTCGGCTTTTTCCGGGTGCACCGCAAGTATTTGGTGAATCTGGATACCGTTACGGAAATAGCCAGCATGCCGGGCAGCAACTTCATGCTCCGAACCACCGGTCGCACGCGCATCGAGCTGCCCATCAGCCGCAGACGCATAGCTGAACTCAAGCAGATTCTGGGACTTTGA